The following are from one region of the Paraglaciecola sp. L1A13 genome:
- a CDS encoding peroxiredoxin-like family protein, whose amino-acid sequence MTSLKQQTDAQIAKSRQAKPEFMQAMDNLMEKAREFEQGNAALLVGQKAPNFSLPNAQSETITLSDLCVNGPVVVTFYRGDWCPYCNLQLRALQAILGDIHQLGAKLVAISPQVPDESLSRSEKSALAFHVLSDQDARVASSYGVAWQVPELILQHMRKDRGLDLAHINNGNGSVLPIPGTFVLGADGVVLWRYVDVDYRTRAEPADILTALKTYRA is encoded by the coding sequence TTGACCAGCCTTAAGCAACAAACTGATGCGCAAATAGCAAAATCGAGGCAAGCCAAACCTGAGTTTATGCAGGCGATGGATAACTTGATGGAAAAAGCACGTGAATTTGAACAAGGTAACGCGGCGCTTTTAGTCGGTCAAAAGGCACCTAACTTTAGTTTACCTAATGCCCAAAGTGAGACAATTACACTCAGTGATTTATGTGTCAACGGCCCTGTTGTGGTGACATTTTATCGAGGTGATTGGTGTCCGTATTGCAATTTACAACTTAGAGCGCTTCAGGCTATCCTCGGTGACATTCATCAACTTGGCGCCAAATTGGTTGCCATTAGTCCACAAGTGCCTGATGAAAGTCTGTCGCGAAGTGAAAAAAGTGCATTAGCATTTCATGTTCTATCAGATCAAGATGCCCGAGTTGCATCATCTTATGGTGTTGCTTGGCAGGTGCCAGAGCTTATTTTACAGCATATGCGTAAAGACCGAGGCCTCGATTTAGCGCATATTAATAACGGCAATGGCAGTGTGTTACCCATCCCCGGTACGTTTGTTTTAGGTGCTGATGGTGTTGTACTTTGGCGTTATGTTGATGTGGATTACAGAACACGTGCTGAGCCAGCCGATATACTTACTGCATTAAAGACATATCGCGCGTAG
- the recC gene encoding exodeoxyribonuclease V subunit gamma: protein MLHLVQSNKMESLAAYLIGWLGESKCTLTNVFSPDVVLVQSPGMAQWLKIEIGQALGIAANIDFPLPSSYIWQLYKAHVNDLPEQSAFTKDNMTWKLMSILPAMSDRDEFASIAQYLNDKQPLKLYQLCQKIADIYDQYLVYRPEWILTWEKGENALPDTDVTSQPWQPILWRALVDFAKELDESPYHRANLHQRLLTELEKVSGQSTEQKPLFVFGLSAMPVQQLEIFAALAKSREVIIFWFNPSAHYWGDIVDNKQVLQAKLHNLLKQANDESTGGINGMDDYLLVGNPLLASWGKQGRDYQDMILGLDVEQHEAFIEQEPEGLLGHIQHEVLALTHRGASEPLPAQELLSNGSLYPKIAIEHDDTSLQVHACHSGVRELEILHDQLLHLFAQDPELHPGDVIVMMPDVAAYAPIIDGVFGGTEKALSIPYAISDRNAQQESPLLNSFIQLMSLHQSRIGLSDVLALCEVPAIQRKFDITPDEFELLSVWLADAGVRWGWDGDDKSRWALPRESQNTWLFGLQRLLAGYAMGGQGMFDDSSQQIAPYEHIEGQHVIALGKFYMFSRELGKALTFCQSKGSLKGKITEALELIENTYLPDDDDQSYLLQLRQSIEQMSMHQCQYDGEIVHDVFFAELEQNLSSKGVGQRFLAGYVNFCTLMPMRSVPFKVVCLLGLNDGDYPRQVVPVGFDLMRIGKGRRGDRSRRLDDRYLFLEAILSARKRLYLSFQGFSAKDNSARTPSILLSELLEYTEQTFCLAGDDILTPQACSQNLYQHIYHVHALQPFNPKYFDVEDGQSNINKDETSSIQASLQRSFQTHWLALAQQLAEGHLVSDKPMDFCPNPLSPLPDLAQTTDVELDELLQFFSNPAKAFFTQRWQTRLTRIYDVQSDDEPFELDALSRYVLNERFVTTQQDDWTARLRAEGRLPTGNIADISLQPIRKQSQALIDAIAAVIGGSLEEVSAKRTEVNFALSYMLEGGQSNDDISAIQTEQVSGLSQAIQITGWVDNLYNGNLVFWRPGKVKGNNITQLWLTWLALCANGTVASDKRAYFIGIDDKEPFSISAIDMDEAKTQLAIFIRYWRIGLQQVLHFYPKTAYEWLSGSDEKKALLKAQNTFYGSYFAKGEGEEPHIRRVCPDLAEHFDAFGHVSHALLGPLFDSIEAES from the coding sequence ATGTTACATCTGGTTCAGTCTAATAAAATGGAAAGTCTTGCTGCCTACCTTATTGGTTGGCTTGGCGAGAGTAAATGTACGCTGACGAACGTATTTTCCCCGGATGTAGTATTGGTACAAAGCCCTGGAATGGCTCAGTGGTTGAAAATAGAGATAGGTCAAGCGCTTGGCATTGCCGCGAATATCGATTTCCCTTTACCATCGAGTTACATTTGGCAATTGTATAAAGCCCATGTAAACGACTTGCCCGAACAATCCGCTTTTACTAAAGACAATATGACGTGGAAGCTTATGAGCATTTTACCCGCTATGAGTGACAGGGATGAGTTTGCCAGTATCGCCCAATATTTAAATGACAAGCAGCCACTTAAGTTGTACCAGTTGTGTCAGAAAATCGCTGATATCTATGATCAATACTTAGTCTATCGTCCTGAATGGATCCTAACCTGGGAGAAAGGTGAAAATGCCTTACCTGATACCGATGTAACATCACAGCCTTGGCAACCCATTTTGTGGCGTGCATTGGTCGACTTCGCCAAGGAGCTCGACGAATCACCTTATCATCGGGCAAATCTGCATCAACGTTTGCTCACTGAGCTGGAAAAAGTCAGCGGTCAAAGCACCGAGCAAAAACCGCTGTTTGTCTTTGGTTTATCTGCAATGCCAGTACAGCAGTTGGAAATTTTTGCAGCATTGGCAAAAAGTCGTGAAGTTATCATATTTTGGTTTAATCCCAGCGCCCATTATTGGGGCGATATAGTGGATAATAAGCAGGTTTTACAGGCCAAATTGCACAACCTCTTAAAGCAAGCCAATGACGAATCAACTGGTGGTATCAACGGTATGGACGATTACTTGCTGGTAGGTAATCCGTTATTGGCATCTTGGGGTAAGCAAGGCCGAGACTATCAAGACATGATCTTAGGCCTAGATGTAGAGCAACATGAGGCCTTCATCGAACAGGAGCCTGAGGGTTTGTTAGGGCATATACAACATGAGGTTTTAGCGTTAACCCATCGGGGGGCTAGCGAACCCTTGCCGGCCCAAGAGTTGCTGTCGAACGGTTCACTATATCCTAAAATAGCCATTGAGCATGACGACACGTCACTTCAAGTGCATGCGTGTCATTCAGGGGTACGTGAACTTGAAATACTGCATGATCAGTTATTGCACCTTTTTGCCCAAGATCCTGAACTGCACCCAGGGGATGTGATTGTAATGATGCCCGATGTCGCTGCCTATGCGCCCATCATTGATGGTGTGTTTGGCGGCACGGAAAAAGCGTTAAGCATTCCTTATGCAATTTCTGATCGCAACGCACAGCAAGAATCTCCCTTACTCAATAGTTTTATTCAATTAATGTCTCTGCATCAAAGTCGTATTGGCTTATCTGATGTTCTCGCTTTATGCGAAGTGCCGGCAATTCAACGTAAATTTGATATTACGCCTGACGAATTTGAACTACTCAGTGTGTGGCTAGCAGATGCTGGTGTGCGATGGGGCTGGGATGGTGATGATAAATCTCGTTGGGCATTGCCTAGGGAATCACAAAATACTTGGCTATTTGGTTTACAGCGTTTGTTGGCCGGTTATGCAATGGGCGGACAAGGTATGTTCGATGATTCATCGCAGCAAATTGCGCCGTACGAGCATATAGAAGGGCAGCATGTTATCGCCTTGGGTAAGTTTTACATGTTCAGTCGTGAGTTGGGTAAAGCATTAACGTTTTGCCAATCTAAAGGTAGCCTTAAAGGTAAAATAACTGAGGCGCTTGAACTGATTGAAAATACTTATTTGCCTGACGATGACGACCAATCATATCTTTTACAACTGCGTCAATCTATCGAACAAATGAGTATGCACCAATGCCAGTATGACGGTGAAATTGTGCATGATGTTTTTTTTGCTGAGCTTGAACAAAATCTGTCGAGTAAAGGCGTTGGTCAGCGATTTTTAGCTGGGTACGTAAATTTTTGTACGCTTATGCCTATGCGAAGCGTGCCATTCAAGGTGGTGTGTTTATTAGGCTTAAACGACGGCGATTATCCGCGTCAGGTAGTACCTGTGGGCTTTGATTTAATGCGAATTGGCAAAGGACGACGGGGAGACCGTTCACGTAGATTAGATGACAGATATCTATTTTTAGAGGCGATATTATCGGCTCGCAAGCGCCTTTATTTGAGTTTTCAAGGGTTTAGCGCTAAGGATAACTCAGCACGTACTCCGTCAATACTACTCAGTGAATTACTGGAATACACTGAGCAAACTTTTTGTTTAGCGGGTGACGATATACTCACGCCACAAGCGTGTAGTCAGAATCTGTATCAACATATTTACCACGTACATGCGCTGCAGCCTTTTAATCCTAAATATTTTGATGTAGAGGATGGGCAATCTAATATTAATAAAGATGAAACGTCGTCTATTCAGGCATCTTTACAGCGTAGTTTTCAAACACATTGGTTAGCTTTGGCTCAGCAGTTAGCCGAAGGGCACCTTGTTAGCGACAAGCCAATGGACTTTTGCCCTAATCCGTTATCACCCTTGCCAGATTTAGCGCAAACCACGGACGTTGAATTAGATGAGCTTTTGCAGTTTTTCAGTAATCCGGCTAAAGCATTTTTTACCCAGCGCTGGCAGACCCGTCTAACCCGTATTTATGATGTGCAAAGTGATGATGAACCTTTTGAGCTTGATGCCTTATCGCGATATGTGTTGAACGAGCGGTTTGTTACCACCCAGCAAGACGATTGGACGGCACGCCTGCGGGCAGAGGGGAGATTACCAACAGGCAATATCGCGGATATCAGCTTACAACCCATCCGCAAACAATCGCAGGCCTTAATTGACGCCATCGCTGCCGTTATAGGCGGCTCACTAGAGGAGGTGTCTGCAAAGCGGACTGAGGTTAACTTTGCGCTGAGCTATATGCTAGAAGGGGGGCAGTCCAACGATGACATAAGCGCAATACAGACTGAGCAAGTCAGCGGACTCAGTCAGGCAATACAAATAACGGGCTGGGTTGATAATTTATATAATGGAAATTTGGTTTTTTGGCGCCCCGGTAAAGTTAAAGGTAATAACATTACTCAATTATGGTTAACGTGGTTAGCCTTGTGTGCCAATGGCACCGTGGCCAGTGACAAGCGAGCATATTTTATTGGTATTGACGACAAAGAACCATTTAGCATCAGCGCCATAGACATGGATGAGGCGAAAACTCAGCTTGCCATTTTTATACGTTACTGGCGCATCGGCCTGCAGCAGGTACTGCATTTCTATCCTAAAACCGCGTATGAATGGTTAAGTGGCAGTGATGAAAAAAAGGCATTACTAAAAGCGCAGAACACGTTTTATGGCAGTTATTTTGCAAAAGGTGAAGGGGAAGAGCCCCACATTCGCCGAGTGTGCCCTGATTTAGCAGAACATTTTGATGCCTTTGGCCATGTTAGTCACGCCTTGCTTGGTCCGTTGTTTGACAGTATAGAGGCTGAGTCATGA
- a CDS encoding UvrD-helicase domain-containing protein, whose product MIPLDTRTFPLVGASLIEASAGTGKTYTIVNLYLRLLLGDECEPLSVDKILVVTFTNAATAELKQRIRQRLHSAYLDFYAGKSSDEFTQHLIGRSANIELDCHRLLLAIKQMDDASVFTIHGFCQRMLSLHAFESGAMYEQSLVLDESQWLKLAVEDYWRGHIVDIPAQILKELLKIWKGPSALQSNLRSLLYRHVTPLQTVDIATSHKSVMRYIESVYDTKHWWLDNNVAQQLIDADLKANTKLGKADFITKMQAFCVSDNTQADFDKDLWQAFSPEKVTGAMKKTSKSLGHLDFSRFETLARLQQQCHEALLLAYSLDALKNIAANLATNKQRLQLLSPDDLLSNLHQALIEQQQQSDALICASEAEPNDTDNKKITGAQQSLAKAIQLSYPAALIDEFQDTDPVQFDIFRIIYTQQFSDITPCWVAIGDPKQAIYAFRGADIHTYITAKALVDESHQFTLGTNWRSQPSLVEGVNTLFSQSEAGFLFKDSIPFQAVNSVTQKSGLQVIGQTHSSLDFQHLVSEQGSPLPWGEAQAAMAKHCAWRVANFIEQGRQGDAKIAERSLMPGDCCVLVRDRNEADTIKQALAELGVDSMFLARKSVFASQTAIDLFSIVQALANPSNDRYLRAAISSELFCYDAQALDQLFSEEWQWQKLVEQFAYWHQLWQRHGLMMALNILLRHFDIAQRLVAQFRDGQRRLTDLRHLIELLQVQSQLMSGESQILHWFQEHLAEPDNDNEGQQIRLETEQNLVQIITQHTSKGLEYPMVFIPFAARCREMKEAIYHSDTEGLVIDFLGGDTNLALADHERLAEDIRLLYVALTRAVHYCFIGLWNNGHPQRKKESQLMQTALGRVLFNQGTQINDAMIAKRLSDLGNDIDVGYHAFNATEAERAVNDFKLVLQIQNANTAQTEASPRLKAAHLSRAITRRWRLTSYSAISSQQHHEFLSPGLDEGTDKVDLASTIAKQTAPHQSGLNPNVRTNLSSQSETLGTSLPTVNTSAPISADSSDMLSDAEISLPNVDGLDSGIEDIDEQEVLDQFTFVKGAQVGSFLHGVLESIDFTNPVELSTVITQKGIWYGIDEKWFSMVEQWIRDLLQAKLTDENDLCLAILNKQQILVEMEFHLPLIDVQAKTFNHILDRHILERKHHYQFEQLNGMLKGFIDLTLQYEGKFYVLDYKSNYLGAEYSDYHGEAMANAMQEHDYYLQAILYTLALHRWLKNKWLDYDFDRDIGGAYYTFLRGMHSDKPGNGVFYMKPSQALIEDLDALFNGQYSEGDDYASNTSGSVQMLDKKGNDANDHDGGSGKDDPMEQGQLNLW is encoded by the coding sequence ATGATCCCCTTAGATACAAGAACTTTTCCCTTGGTGGGCGCATCGTTAATTGAAGCGAGCGCTGGAACAGGCAAGACCTACACCATTGTTAACTTGTATTTACGTTTGTTATTAGGCGATGAGTGCGAGCCACTTAGCGTAGATAAAATTTTAGTCGTGACGTTTACCAATGCGGCGACTGCTGAGCTAAAGCAACGTATTCGACAACGTTTGCACAGCGCTTATTTAGATTTTTATGCTGGCAAAAGTAGTGATGAGTTCACCCAACATTTGATTGGGCGTAGCGCTAATATCGAACTTGATTGTCACCGTTTATTGTTGGCGATAAAGCAAATGGATGATGCCTCGGTATTTACCATCCACGGTTTTTGTCAGCGAATGCTGAGCTTGCACGCGTTTGAAAGTGGCGCAATGTATGAACAAAGTCTGGTGCTGGATGAATCCCAGTGGTTAAAGCTGGCGGTAGAGGATTACTGGCGGGGCCATATCGTGGATATTCCGGCCCAGATACTCAAAGAACTGTTGAAGATATGGAAAGGCCCGTCTGCACTGCAGTCTAACCTGCGGTCTTTGTTATATCGTCATGTTACGCCATTGCAAACGGTTGATATTGCGACCAGTCACAAAAGTGTTATGCGCTATATCGAATCCGTTTATGACACTAAGCATTGGTGGCTAGACAACAACGTTGCACAGCAACTTATCGACGCCGACCTTAAAGCGAATACCAAACTGGGCAAAGCGGACTTCATTACAAAAATGCAGGCTTTTTGTGTTAGCGATAATACCCAAGCTGATTTTGATAAAGACCTGTGGCAAGCCTTTAGCCCTGAAAAAGTCACTGGAGCAATGAAGAAAACATCAAAGAGTTTAGGGCACTTAGATTTTTCACGTTTCGAAACGTTAGCGCGCTTACAACAACAGTGCCATGAAGCGCTTTTACTTGCTTATAGTTTGGATGCGTTAAAAAATATTGCAGCTAACTTGGCGACAAATAAGCAGCGTTTGCAGTTATTGTCGCCAGATGATTTACTGAGTAACCTGCACCAAGCCCTTATAGAACAACAACAGCAAAGCGACGCCTTAATCTGTGCGTCAGAAGCAGAACCTAATGATACTGACAATAAAAAAATAACAGGGGCTCAGCAGTCGTTAGCGAAAGCCATTCAGCTTAGTTATCCCGCGGCGCTTATTGACGAGTTTCAAGATACCGATCCGGTTCAGTTTGATATTTTTAGAATTATTTATACTCAGCAGTTTTCTGATATAACGCCTTGTTGGGTAGCAATTGGCGATCCTAAACAAGCCATTTATGCCTTCCGTGGGGCCGATATTCATACCTATATTACTGCCAAAGCGTTGGTAGATGAGTCCCATCAATTCACTTTAGGCACCAATTGGCGTTCTCAACCTAGTTTGGTTGAAGGGGTCAACACGCTCTTCAGCCAAAGTGAAGCCGGTTTTTTATTCAAAGACAGTATTCCGTTTCAAGCAGTGAATAGCGTTACCCAAAAATCTGGTTTGCAGGTAATAGGGCAAACACATAGCAGTTTGGATTTCCAGCATTTGGTCAGTGAACAAGGCAGTCCACTACCGTGGGGAGAAGCGCAAGCCGCTATGGCTAAACACTGCGCATGGCGTGTCGCAAATTTTATTGAACAGGGTCGCCAAGGTGATGCAAAAATAGCTGAGCGTTCATTGATGCCCGGAGATTGTTGTGTGCTGGTTAGGGATCGCAACGAAGCAGACACCATCAAGCAAGCCTTAGCTGAACTGGGGGTGGATAGCATGTTTTTGGCACGCAAAAGTGTATTTGCTAGTCAAACGGCCATTGATTTATTTTCCATCGTGCAAGCACTTGCCAACCCCAGTAATGATAGATACTTACGCGCCGCCATTAGCAGCGAATTGTTTTGCTATGACGCGCAAGCGCTTGACCAATTGTTTAGCGAAGAATGGCAATGGCAGAAATTGGTTGAGCAATTTGCATACTGGCATCAGCTTTGGCAGAGACACGGCTTGATGATGGCGCTAAATATTTTACTGCGTCATTTCGATATTGCCCAGCGGTTGGTAGCACAGTTTCGAGATGGGCAACGGCGTTTAACAGATTTGCGTCATTTAATTGAATTATTGCAAGTGCAAAGTCAGTTAATGTCTGGTGAAAGTCAGATTTTACATTGGTTTCAAGAACATTTGGCTGAACCGGATAATGACAATGAAGGTCAGCAAATTCGCTTGGAAACGGAACAAAATTTAGTCCAAATCATTACCCAGCACACCAGTAAAGGGTTGGAATACCCCATGGTGTTTATTCCTTTCGCGGCCCGTTGCCGTGAGATGAAAGAGGCAATCTACCATAGTGATACAGAGGGTCTTGTTATTGACTTCTTAGGTGGTGACACCAACCTTGCTTTAGCAGATCACGAACGTTTAGCGGAAGACATTCGGCTGTTGTACGTGGCGTTAACTCGTGCGGTGCACTACTGCTTTATTGGCCTATGGAATAACGGTCATCCTCAACGTAAGAAAGAGTCTCAGCTGATGCAAACGGCACTGGGACGAGTATTATTTAATCAAGGTACGCAGATAAACGATGCCATGATTGCTAAACGTTTGAGTGATTTAGGCAATGATATCGATGTGGGATACCACGCCTTTAACGCAACAGAGGCTGAACGAGCGGTAAATGACTTTAAACTTGTTCTACAAATTCAAAATGCTAATACTGCCCAAACAGAGGCGTCACCTCGGTTGAAGGCTGCTCATTTATCACGCGCGATTACACGGCGTTGGCGCTTGACCAGTTATTCCGCTATTAGCAGTCAGCAGCATCATGAATTTTTGTCTCCTGGGCTAGATGAGGGTACGGATAAAGTCGATTTAGCCAGCACTATTGCCAAGCAAACTGCCCCCCATCAATCTGGGTTAAACCCTAACGTACGCACGAACTTATCTTCACAGAGCGAAACGTTAGGAACGTCGCTACCGACTGTGAACACATCTGCCCCAATAAGCGCTGACAGCAGCGACATGTTATCTGATGCCGAAATATCCCTGCCCAATGTTGACGGCTTGGATAGTGGCATTGAGGATATAGATGAGCAAGAAGTGTTGGATCAATTTACGTTTGTTAAGGGGGCTCAAGTGGGCTCATTTTTACACGGGGTGTTGGAGTCTATCGATTTTACCAACCCCGTTGAGCTATCCACAGTGATTACGCAAAAAGGGATCTGGTACGGGATCGATGAAAAATGGTTTAGCATGGTTGAACAATGGATACGGGACTTGTTGCAAGCCAAATTGACGGATGAAAATGATCTGTGCCTAGCCATATTAAACAAACAACAAATACTCGTTGAAATGGAATTTCATTTGCCTCTGATTGACGTGCAAGCCAAGACATTTAATCACATACTAGATCGGCACATTCTCGAACGAAAACATCATTACCAATTTGAGCAACTTAACGGCATGTTGAAAGGCTTTATTGACTTAACCTTACAATATGAAGGCAAATTTTATGTCTTGGATTATAAGTCAAATTATTTAGGTGCTGAATATTCAGACTACCACGGGGAAGCGATGGCCAATGCCATGCAAGAGCATGATTATTACCTGCAAGCTATTTTATACACGTTAGCGCTGCATCGTTGGTTGAAAAATAAATGGCTTGATTATGATTTTGACCGAGATATAGGCGGTGCTTATTACACCTTTTTACGTGGTATGCACAGTGATAAACCGGGTAATGGTGTGTTTTATATGAAGCCCTCTCAAGCGCTCATTGAAGATCTTGATGCACTGTTTAATGGGCAATATTCCGAAGGTGATGACTATGCTAGTAATACATCGGGTAGCGTTCAAATGCTGGACAAAAAAGGTAATGATGCAAACGACCATGATGGCGGCTCAGGTAAAGATGATCCCATGGAACAAGGACAACTAAATTTATGGTAG
- the recD gene encoding exodeoxyribonuclease V subunit alpha, which yields MVVTSTKSDPGAVDSIEVFALQNTPAKSSTTETILHDLLSVGRIRPLDAAFAEFIMLHEHNDSAIDSAGIHMVGLIAAYLSSRLGEQDSCLTLNSFYQPFLPYYRFGSPAELIGMLSVSTCVANFAADQPDAQINKPMILEGDELYMQRYWQYEMSLAEKINSMSGRSSALNIDEGRRLLKQLFGAQTPTTNGNAHDTVSFSDAEIDWQRVAVCLAASQNVSVITGGPGTGKTTTVIRLMALLQGLARHKGKRLQIKLAAPTGKAAARLSQSISAAMSALPETLQADLPTQCSTLHRLLGSVPNSPYFRFNEQHPLHVDVLIVDEASMVDLPLMSKLFGALPERAKIILLGDKDQLASVEAGSVLSDICSAALDYAPSIYNQPPPYSNDALDVIKSLCQIDLPSRRTNKAKISDSLALLHKSYRFSENSGIGRLARAINTGNLPFSKTLFADATYPDITWNISNEPKALVDTLLAGYQRYFKRVQQVCIEGEVETKGTDVFALLQQQQVLCAQKEANWGVYQVNALIESELNKRGLIDLGRDFYIGRPIMLKQNDHSLGLFNGDIGIVMPDGQKEGLVKVWFVTEQGTLRGVLPSRLPPHETVYAMTIHKSQGSEFDHVYLCLPRIETRSQARLLSRELLYTGLTRAKKSFTLYSDEQALSISISRRCRRGSGLAKRLIR from the coding sequence ATGGTAGTCACAAGCACAAAAAGTGATCCTGGGGCAGTAGATAGCATTGAGGTATTCGCACTACAAAACACGCCAGCTAAATCATCTACCACTGAGACTATTTTGCACGACTTGCTCAGCGTTGGTCGCATACGTCCTTTAGATGCTGCATTTGCTGAGTTTATTATGCTGCATGAACACAACGATTCAGCCATTGATAGTGCGGGTATTCATATGGTTGGCTTGATAGCTGCGTACTTAAGCAGTCGATTAGGTGAACAAGATAGTTGCCTAACGCTGAATAGTTTTTATCAGCCGTTCTTACCTTACTATCGTTTTGGTTCGCCTGCAGAGCTTATTGGTATGTTGTCAGTATCGACTTGTGTGGCCAATTTTGCTGCTGACCAACCAGACGCGCAGATCAACAAGCCTATGATACTCGAGGGCGATGAATTGTATATGCAGCGCTATTGGCAATATGAGATGAGCTTAGCTGAGAAGATTAATAGTATGAGCGGTCGCTCGTCTGCGCTAAACATTGATGAGGGCCGCAGGTTACTAAAACAGCTATTTGGTGCACAAACGCCGACTACTAACGGCAATGCGCATGATACTGTGAGTTTTTCAGATGCAGAGATTGATTGGCAGAGAGTCGCCGTATGCTTAGCTGCGAGCCAAAATGTTAGCGTGATAACAGGTGGACCGGGCACAGGCAAAACTACGACTGTTATTCGTCTTATGGCATTACTACAAGGGTTAGCAAGACACAAAGGAAAGCGTTTACAAATTAAGTTGGCCGCTCCGACAGGTAAAGCGGCTGCGCGCTTGAGTCAATCTATCAGCGCAGCTATGTCAGCTTTACCTGAGACTTTACAAGCAGACTTACCCACTCAGTGCAGCACCTTACATCGTTTGTTAGGCAGTGTTCCGAATAGTCCATACTTTCGTTTTAATGAACAGCACCCGTTGCATGTAGATGTGCTGATAGTCGATGAAGCGTCAATGGTCGACTTGCCATTGATGAGCAAATTGTTCGGAGCGTTGCCAGAGCGAGCAAAAATTATTCTACTAGGAGACAAAGATCAGCTCGCATCAGTTGAGGCTGGTAGTGTGTTATCAGACATTTGCTCAGCCGCGTTGGATTACGCGCCTTCGATTTATAATCAACCGCCGCCGTATAGTAATGACGCCCTAGACGTGATTAAAAGTCTGTGTCAGATCGATCTACCCAGCCGTCGTACAAATAAGGCAAAGATCAGTGATAGTCTTGCCCTGTTGCATAAGAGTTACCGGTTTAGTGAAAACAGTGGCATAGGTCGCTTGGCCAGGGCGATCAATACTGGCAATTTACCTTTTTCTAAAACGTTGTTTGCTGATGCAACCTACCCAGATATAACGTGGAATATCAGTAATGAGCCAAAAGCATTAGTGGATACCTTACTCGCTGGTTATCAACGCTATTTTAAGCGTGTTCAGCAAGTGTGTATTGAAGGTGAGGTAGAAACTAAAGGCACCGACGTATTCGCGTTATTGCAGCAGCAACAAGTATTGTGTGCGCAAAAAGAAGCGAACTGGGGCGTATACCAAGTAAATGCTTTGATTGAGTCTGAGTTAAACAAACGAGGGTTGATTGATCTTGGTCGTGATTTTTATATTGGTCGGCCTATTATGCTCAAACAAAATGATCACAGTTTGGGCTTGTTTAATGGTGATATAGGCATTGTTATGCCTGATGGTCAAAAAGAGGGCTTAGTGAAAGTTTGGTTTGTAACAGAGCAAGGGACGTTGCGCGGAGTGCTGCCTAGCCGCTTACCGCCTCACGAAACAGTATATGCGATGACTATTCATAAGAGTCAGGGCTCTGAATTTGATCACGTATATCTGTGTCTACCGCGTATTGAAACGCGCTCACAGGCACGTTTGCTAAGTCGAGAGTTGCTCTACACTGGCCTTACTAGAGCCAAGAAGTCTTTTACGTTGTACAGTGATGAGCAGGCTTTATCGATTAGTATTTCACGGCGTTGTAGGCGGGGCAGTGGCTTAGCAAAACGGTTGATACGTTAG
- a CDS encoding DUF2750 domain-containing protein, producing the protein MTEISAEDFIALSKLLPEERFDYAISHMIETQHLWGLFGDNGWLMLKAEDDACIPVWPYAEFAEAWVKNDFPDCKPKQIDFAEWHQLWLPGMQKNNTLVLVFPLSEDEEGIMLEAQEMLECIDEELQPE; encoded by the coding sequence ATGACGGAAATTTCAGCGGAAGACTTTATTGCCCTTAGTAAATTGTTGCCCGAGGAGCGCTTTGATTATGCGATCAGCCATATGATAGAGACTCAACATTTGTGGGGGCTTTTTGGTGATAATGGCTGGTTAATGCTGAAAGCCGAAGATGATGCCTGTATTCCTGTGTGGCCTTATGCAGAATTTGCCGAGGCATGGGTAAAAAATGATTTTCCAGATTGTAAGCCTAAGCAAATTGATTTTGCTGAGTGGCATCAATTATGGTTACCGGGTATGCAAAAAAATAACACCTTGGTTTTGGTCTTCCCTTTGAGTGAAGATGAAGAGGGGATCATGCTTGAAGCACAAGAAATGCTAGAGTGTATTGATGAGGAACTGCAACCCGAGTAA